Proteins from one Juglans microcarpa x Juglans regia isolate MS1-56 chromosome 1S, Jm3101_v1.0, whole genome shotgun sequence genomic window:
- the LOC121245932 gene encoding ribosomal RNA-processing protein 14-C-like yields the protein MKRKKQKPTTDSQPDTDLKSIIHQHSLFFDKLIELIPAKFYLPNDDKDKPWFQGLSKAEKALAKKGSRENIKKARRDRLDPEKSSTTTLDLLKQSLEKEQTNDNDNEEVETKPMLSGLEDNNRQVTLEELRQRLHLKIEQSRANRHYGDSNRAKKRNWKDDENGIQLKKRKRDSVSDEKKPTASSSADKIDKDIAEASKELAFTHVKLGNDEELGKKKRKLSKIKELERAKKLHEAKRDPEKGQFNSKKHSWKAATSRAAGIKVHDDPNLLKRSIQKDKKRHQKNAEKWKERVQTTKKMKAEKQQKRSENISQKIHDKKMRRIAKREKKLMRPGSGGRKESL from the coding sequence ATGAAGAGGAAAAAGCAAAAGCCTACAACTGATTCCCAACCTGATACTGATTTGAAGTCTATCATTCATCagcattctttgttttttgacaAGTTAATTGAGTTAATCCCTGCAAAGTTCTATCTACCCAATGATGATAAGGATAAGCCATGGTTTCAGGGCCTCAGTAAGGCTGAAAAAGCTTTGGCAAAGAAGGGGTCGAGGGAGAACATTAAGAAAGCTCGTAGAGATCGTTTGGATCCAGAAAAGTCTTCCACAACCACCCTTGATTTGCTAAAGCAAAGCTTAGAGAAAGAGCAAACAAATGATAATGACAATGAGGAAGTAGAAACTAAACCTATGCTTTCTGGCCTTGAAGATAATAATCGTCAGGTGACGCTAGAGGAACTTCGGCAACGGCTGCATCTAAAAATTGAACAGTCCCGAGCAAATAGGCATTATGGAGATTCAAATAGAGCAAAGAAGAGGAATTGGAAAGATGATGAGAATGGAATTCAGCTGAAGAAGCGCAAGAGAGACAGTGTTTCTGATGAAAAGAAGCCAACTGCTAGTAGTTCTGCAGATAAAATAGATAAGGATATAGCTGAGGCTTCAAAGGAACTTGCATTTACTCATGTCAAACTTGGGAATGACGAAGAGCTtggaaagaagaagaggaaactTTCAAAGATTAAGGAGCTTGAAAGGGCAAAGAAACTGCATGAAGCAAAGAGAGATCCTGAGAAAGGTCAGTTCAATTCCAAGAAGCATTCGTGGAAAGCAGCAACGAGTAGAGCAGCTGGGATTAAGGTGCATGACGATCCAAACCTGTTGAAAAGGAGCATACAAAAGGATAAGAAGAGGCATCAGAAGAATGCCGAGAAATGGAAAGAGAGGGTGCAGACTACAAAGAAGATGAAAGCAGAGAAACAGCAAAAGAGATCAGAAAATATATCACAGAAGATTCATGACAAGAAAATGCGGCGAATTGCAAAGAGGGAGAAGAAGCTAATGCGGCCAGGATCTGGAGGACGCAAGGAAAGTTTATAA
- the LOC121247414 gene encoding TIR-only protein-like codes for MKAGDKLYEKIDTAIRDCKVGVVVLSPRYCESLYCLHELALSTECQKRVIPIFYNVKPAQLRVGNKYDGTYVPEEKLERFRRALEEAKDTLGFRFDSSRDIGQSPTKCLQDITEQIAQSS; via the exons ATGAAAGCTGGTGATAAATTGTACGAAAAGATTGATACCGCCATTCGAGATTGTAAAGTTGGTGTTGTAGTGCTCTCTCCCAGATATTGTGAGTCTTTGTATTGTCTCCATGAATTGGCTCTTTCAACAGAATGCCAGAAAAGAGTTATACCCATCTTTTATAATGTCAAACCGGCCCAGCTTCGAGTTGGGAACAAATACGATGGAACTTATGTTCCAGAGGAAAAGCTTGAGAGATTCAGAAGAGCACTTGAAGAGGCTAAAGATACCCTTGGATTTCGCTTTGATTCGTCGAGAG ATATTGGTCAGAGTCCTACAAAGTGCTTGCAAGACATTACAGAGCAGATTGCTCAGAGTTCCTGA
- the LOC121245785 gene encoding MYB-like transcription factor EOBI, with the protein MADHLGWGIIEEEGWRKGPWTAEEDRLLVEYVRLHGEGRWNSVANIVGLKRNGKSCRLRWVNYLRPDLKRGQITPHEESIILELHARWGNRWSAIARSLPGRTDNEIKNYWRTHFKKKAKVPSDASKKAKTRLLRRQQFHQQQQQQQQQQQCQQIQQQQLQLNQVDMERIMALLDENEHRATSQPQVKNEMTTIHPNTTEEQNYFSSLFHSNLPVPEASNEDIIWDGLWMDDVHGNFNIAASVTSRASLHNLVTPFC; encoded by the exons ATGGCAGACCATTTGGGTTGGGGTATAATAGAAGAAGAGGGCTGGAGGAAGGGACCTTGGACTGCTGAGGAAGATAGATTGCTTGTTGAGTATGTCAGGCTGCATGGTGAAGGACGATGGAACTCTGTTGCTAATATTGTAG GGTTGAAAAGGAATGGGAAGAGCTGCAGATTGAGGTGGGTGAATTATTTGAGGCCAGACCTCAAGAGGGGGCAGATAACCCCTCATGAAGAGAGCATAATTCTAGAGCTGCATGCTAGGTGGGGGAACag ATGGTCAGCAATTGCTCGAAGCTTGCCAGGAAGAACAGACAATGAGATCAAGAACTACTGGAGGACCCATTTCAAGAAAAAAGCTAAAGTCCCTTCTGATGCTTCTAAAAAGGCAAAAACTCGACTCCTAAGGAGGCAGCAATTtcatcagcagcagcagcagcagcagcaacaacaacaatgtCAACAAATACAGCAACAACAGTTGCAGCTGAATCAAGTGGACATGGAAAGGATCATGGCCCTGCTCGATGAAAACGAGCATAGAGCAACATCTCAACCTCAGGTGAAGAATGAAATGACCACCATTCACCCAAACACCACCGAGGAGCAGAACTATTTTTCTTCCTTGTTCCATAGCAACTTGCCTGTGCCTGAGGCCTCAAACGAGGATATAATATgggatggattgtggatggatGATGTCCATGGCAACTTCAATATTGCAGCAAGTGTGACAAGCAGAGCTTCTCTGCATAATCTAGTCACTCCCTTTTGTTAA